ACATCCtctaaaattaattttataatttttttgttgttatctattttatcaattgtttttaatttttctaatttttttttgtaagaTAAATTAAATCCTCTTAATGTTatcatattttctttttctttgtCATCTTCATTGGAACACATTTGTTCTTCAATATTTAAATTCTCTTTTataatgtttttttctttcattttattttatttaataaaacaccttaaattttaatataattttttattattctagataaattaatacatacatttgtatatatatatatcaaaaaaaaaaaatttttttgtagcTTAACACCTTTTCAGAAATATTATCTTTCctactttttattttgtatcttaaaatttattattttttaaagaaaaataaacttaaaaaattctttaaatatttttaaatactattaaattttcattattttatgtatttagtgataaatgaattttgcataaaaaaaagaaaaaagaaaaaagaagaaaaataataatatattataaaataaatttataattaaggagaattaaatttacaaaataataaatatgaaatttgTAATTTCAGTACAGATATTTTTCATCTTCAAGAAATACATTAATACAATTTTTAATGCTTTACTAtgaatttttacttaaaatgaaaaaagaacaaataaaaatatatttaattttttttttttttatatatatatatatttaagtttaaataaaatctatacataatttaaatttttttttttttttttttaaaagataatataaaaataaatgtaactctattatttttattggaatttaaaaattcaaagTAAAGATATTGTGTTGcgttttttataaaaagagtTTAAAGTGTATTCATATagtgtattaaaaaaaaaaaaaaaaaaaaaaatatacatatatatagagGGCATTTAACTTTTTGTTCTtactacaaaaaaaaaaaaaaaattaaaataaaaaacaataataaattttcacttttagtgtttttatataaataatttttttaaataatattaaatataatttgataatgttttattaaatttaattattctcttttatttaaaattaatattaaaaaaaaaaaattatttttctctaacaacaataaaattaaattttatcttcaaataaaaaatggtaaatttctataaatatttttattttataaaatatatgaatatttatgtatatataatatttttcatatatgtatataacactctattgaaaaaaaaaatgaacaatcaaataaataaatgtaaattttaaaatattctctttctattatttatttatttttttatatatgtataataagaaaaatacgtatgatacatttttttatattattcagtgttatatagaaaaaataaaaatatatgttttattttaataaaattttaagcaGCTAtagataaataattaattagagatatatttttaataatttatcatatatatatatatatatatatatatatatatatatatatatatatatatatatatatatatatatatatattaaaagaatttaataaattgaaaactttaatattttttatcatattaaTTTTGAGAAAATacatttacttttttttgcatatttcttatattttttatattattaatcaaaaaaaatatatatattatatatacatacttttttttcatattttttaggCAGACGCAAATAAACCTAAAAAAAGAACATTTCGTACATTTCAATATAGAGGTGTCGATTTAGATAAATTATTAGATATAAGTCAAGATgagttaataaaattatttagagCAAGGcaaagaagaaaatttaaaagggGAATTAGTAAAAAAGCAAAAtcacttttaaaaaaattgagaaAAGCAAAAAAAGAATGCGAACCAGGAGAAAAGCCTAAACCAGTACCAACTCATTTAAGGAACATGACAATTATTCCTGAAATGGTTGGATCAATTGTTGCTGTTCATAACGGAAAACAATATACTAATGTTGAAATAAAACCTGAAATGATTGGATATTACTTAGGTGAATTCTCAATTACTTATAAGCATACAAGACATGGAAAACCAGGTATTGGTGCTACACATTCTTCTCGTTTTATTCCACTTAAATAAGTTtcagatatatatatatatatatatatatatatatatatatatatatatatatatataatttaagaagtgaaaataaagaaacaGTTTTtgagaaataataaaattcagGATATAGATTAATGTAcactttaataatattaaatattatattttttatttttatcctttttctttttttttttttaaattaatatttaataatagtaTTTAACTTtagtttttaaattattaaaaatataaaaacaaataaggagaattgaaaaaaaaaaaaaaaaaagtttaattttGTTCTGAATTATgctacatatatatattatgaaaaaaatctTAAGAATTATGAAATCAAGATTTAagctttatatatataatatttttgaaatatttgtatattataaatgttaaaacaaaaataatgtttagataaaatttaaaagggaaattatatgaacattgttaaaaaatttttttgctCTGTAGAGGGCAATAtgtctttttctttttttttttttaagcttaaaaaattttttaaaagagaaAAGAGGGATTCCTCTGTAACccaattaattttattggGATCAACATAAAAATCATATGATTtacttaatttattattaaatatatagtaATACATATTAGAATAATGACTTAAGTTGTCACACATATGACtacttaataaaattatttcataaaaaatttgattaGACATGTATAACTCTTTTCtgtttaaaatattcatatcTATTTGATACTTATCTGGCAAACAATCTTGTAAACtaaataaacatttctcACCTTTATTTTCTATACCTTCATCTTCcttaaaattatcatttattttgttttcattTATGTTACtgctattttcatttttcttaatatcaTCTCTTAAAATTTCATCGACATCAATTGGCtccttttttacttttttatgtATCATAAAACATTCAtcattttccatttttatattttctaaattttgaaaattatcCTTTTCTTCTTTACAATTTTCCTTTAATAACTTTGAATTTATCTTTAAAGtttctataattttatttttatcaaaatttttattcagATCTTCATAgcaaaaaaaatcattttttatttccatATTCATAAACAAGGATCCTGAAATAAACATTGCATCATATAAATCTTTTctgaaataatttaatatatcataAACTGcacttaaaatatttatagatATATTGTATGACGTTAAACAACTGACACGAAgaagtttttttaaaaaagatataacaTAATGTATAGGAATCATTCTATTTTTTAGTGATAAATAGATTATTTTTAAGAAGTATGTACCATCATAATAAAAACTAGCTGGAATTATTAATTCAAATAACCTTTTATAGTAATCTGTATACATGTTattatttaactttttaatatcacaatttttatttttttcttcatctgtttcttcaattttttcatttcccatattataatcattattttcactattttcatcattttcattttcatttttattttctttttcaatattattatcattttcgtattcatttttatttacttcatcgttatcattttcatattCATAATCACTTTCATTTCCTTTTTcgtattcatttttatttacttcatttttatcattttcatattCATAATCACTTtcatttcctttttctttttcaatattattatcattttggtattcgtttttatttatttcatcattCTCATTTTCATATTCgcattcatttttatttacctCATCATTCTCATTTTCATATTCATAATCACTTtcatttcctttttctttttcaatattattatcGTTTTCATATTCATTTTCATATTCATTATCACTTTCATTTCCTTTTTcgtattcatttttatttacttcatCATTCTCATTTTCATATTCATTATCACTTTGGCTTCCTTTTTggtattcatttttatttactttaccatcatcattttcattataattacattttttattactattatcaatattattGCCATCTTTAATTTCGtcaatataatatattttatttgaattatcaTAATTACTCTTGGCATTTGAAATGCCAacattatcttttttttctatttttattagtacCTTTGTTTCATAATTTACATTATTATCCATTTTATTACTCAGTGAATCACCACTAATAAATTCTTCCCCATAAATTggctctttttttatttttattttatcattttctttttttgtttttttttgatcATTCATGATACAATAATTACTTTCTTCTAATAGATCTCCAATATTTAATTctgttaatatataaaaaataccaGGTAAAGCCGCCAAAGAAACATATAAATTTGATGAAGAATAAAATgagaaattaaaataatcaaTTAAATAATAGGGATTATTTGTATACGGAAATACAAATAATGGAATAGAATGCAATAATTGCAAGATCATAGAATAATTATGCTTATAAGttgttataaaataaaaccaACAACTAGAATATAATTGACTATATagtttattttctatatttacatttataaataaattactttttctttctttcattttatatttatctttcTGCTTTTggttttttataatatcatATTCTTCTAAATCATctgaaaaatttatatcaCTAATACCATCATTAATATCTATATTATCTAAAAAATCCTCATGTGAGCTATCACTTTCATTATCTGATGAAGAATGAATTATACTATCATCACtatcataattataaaaacctttctttttttgagGTTCATTCTTTTTATCCTTTccattatattttctttttcttctcaTAATTTTCTCTTTATCATCTATGTCAAAAAACATGTTTACTTGGCTTTGCTTCATAAATTTACTTTTCTTAATGTGaaagttttttatttttttatctggTTTAAttgaatttattaaaatactataaataaaaagatttatattatagttatcatttattatttcatcaGATTCCTTAATTGCTTCTATATTCCCCCAATTTTCACTTTTAAAAGTCTTTTGATCATCATCTGAGAAACTAAtgttttcattaataaaaccgttttttttttttttgttttcaatgcacaaaattttgaaaatcgATAGgaagaaataatttaaatcatagtaaaaacatatataactTTTACAAATGTGTTTTACTATATTTACTgacatattttttacttttagtaaattaaaaataattttcttatataatttaaatggaAATGCTTTTGTAGCACAGCTGCCTTGttgattattattattgttactatcattatccttttttaatttctcatgtattttttcatatatttttaattcacaTTGTAAGCTACCAAATAGAAGAGATAAACTTTTCTTTACAAATACTTcatcatcattatttaataattgaaataataactttaaaaatttttcaaaacAATCATTTAACCACTTCTCGTATTCTGTGTAAAACTTTTTATAagtatttaaaataacagaatcctttttaaaaatcctttttaattttataatatcattatcattttcttcatttgaatcatataataattttcttttaattctcTCATTATacagtaataaaaataacttcGTTAAACTATTTAAAATACATTTCTTACTTTTAGCTGTTTGCAAAATATTAAACAAAGAGCAAATACTCGTTACGATAGAACTGTTTTCGCTTCTTTccatcttttaaaaattaagaaaaaaaaaattgaagggaaaaaaagagaaaaagaagttaattgtataaataaatgataatatattaatataaactATTATGTTTAAATTGTTTCTACATTTTTCAAATTGTTTTGTTTTTAAgtttactttttaattttattaagcATTTTAAGCAATTATCtgcatttttaaatattataaaatattaatcaaAATTAGTAAagctaaatttttattaaaaaataatatgagaATATTCAAatatcatttataaaaataaaaaataaaataacatttttttttttttacttacattttatcttaatatttttttttaaaattataaaataaaaaaacaatttgacgataatataaagaaaaaaaaaatatatagcatgcatattttaaaagaatatatttttttattcatttgaattatttacttaaaaacaagaataatttattt
The sequence above is drawn from the Plasmodium relictum strain SGS1 genome assembly, chromosome: 14 genome and encodes:
- the RPS19 gene encoding 40S ribosomal protein S19, putative, producing MADANKPKKRTFRTFQYRGVDLDKLLDISQDELIKLFRARQRRKFKRGISKKAKSLLKKLRKAKKECEPGEKPKPVPTHLRNMTIIPEMVGSIVAVHNGKQYTNVEIKPEMIGYYLGEFSITYKHTRHGKPGIGATHSSRFIPLK
- a CDS encoding small ribosomal subunit nuclear export protein, putative, which encodes MERSENSSIVTSICSLFNILQTAKSKKCILNSLTKLFLLLYNERIKRKLLYDSNEENDNDIIKLKRIFKKDSVILNTYKKFYTEYEKWLNDCFEKFLKLLFQLLNNDDEVFVKKSLSLLFGSLQCELKIYEKIHEKLKKDNDSNNNNNQQGSCATKAFPFKLYKKIIFNLLKVKNMSVNIVKHICKSYICFYYDLNYFFLSIFKILCIENKKKKNGFINENISFSDDDQKTFKSENWGNIEAIKESDEIINDNYNINLFIYSILINSIKPDKKIKNFHIKKSKFMKQSQVNMFFDIDDKEKIMRRKRKYNGKDKKNEPQKKKGFYNYDSDDSIIHSSSDNESDSSHEDFLDNIDINDGISDINFSDDLEEYDIIKNQKQKDKYKMKERKSNLFINVNIENKLYSQLYSSCWFYFITTYKHNYSMILQLLHSIPLFVFPYTNNPYYLIDYFNFSFYSSSNLYVSLAALPGIFYILTELNIGDLLEESNYCIMNDQKKTKKENDKIKIKKEPIYGEEFISGDSLSNKMDNNVNYETKVLIKIEKKDNVGISNAKSNYDNSNKIYYIDEIKDGNNIDNSNKKCNYNENDDGKVNKNEYQKGSQSDNEYENENDEVNKNEYEKGNESDNEYENEYENDNNIEKEKGNESDYEYENENDEVNKNECEYENENDEINKNEYQNDNNIEKEKGNESDYEYENDKNEVNKNEYEKGNESDYEYENDNDEVNKNEYENDNNIEKENKNENENDENSENNDYNMGNEKIEETDEEKNKNCDIKKLNNNMYTDYYKRLFELIIPASFYYDGTYFLKIIYLSLKNRMIPIHYVISFLKKLLRVSCLTSYNISINILSAVYDILNYFRKDLYDAMFISGSLFMNMEIKNDFFCYEDLNKNFDKNKIIETLKINSKLLKENCKEEKDNFQNLENIKMENDECFMIHKKVKKEPIDVDEILRDDIKKNENSSNINENKINDNFKEDEGIENKGEKCLFSLQDCLPDKYQIDMNILNRKELYMSNQIFYEIILLSSHMCDNLSHYSNMYYYIFNNKLSKSYDFYVDPNKINWVTEESLFSLLKNFLSLKKKKEKDILPSTEQKNFLTMFI